A genomic window from Macaca thibetana thibetana isolate TM-01 chromosome 16, ASM2454274v1, whole genome shotgun sequence includes:
- the MRPL58 gene encoding peptidyl-tRNA hydrolase ICT1, mitochondrial isoform X2, producing MAATGCLRWSLKRAGVWLLPPPTRCPRRALHKQKDGTEFKSIYSLDKLYPESQGSDTAWRVPDGAKQADSDIPLNRLTISYCRSSGPGGQNVNKVNSKAEVRFHLATADWIAEPVRQKIAIMHKNKINRLGELILTSESSRYQFRNLADCLQKIRDMIAEASETPKEPTKEDVKLQRIRIENMNRERLRQKRIHSAVKTSRRVDMD from the exons ATGGCGGCCACCGGGTGCCTGCGCTGGAGCCTGAAGCGAGCCGGAGTCTGGCTGCTCCCACCGCCCACACGGTGCCCACGCCGGGCGCTGCACAAGCAGAAAGATGGCACTGAGTTCAAGAGCATCTACAGCCTGGACAAGCTCTACCCCGAATCTCAGGGCTCGGACACCGCTTGGAGGGTCCCG GATGGTGCAAAGCAAGCCGACAGTGACATCCCTCTAA ATCGCTTGACAATATCTTATTGTCGGAGTAGTGGTCCTGGGGGGCAGAATGTGAACAAAG TGAATTCCAAGGCGGAAGTCAGGTTCCATTTGGCAACTGCCGACTGGATCGCAGAGCCTGTGCGGCAGAAGATAGCCATCATG CATAAAAACAAGATCAACAGGTTAGGAGAGTTGATCCTCACCTCTGAGAGCAGCCGCTATCAGTTCCGGAATCTGGCAGACTGCCTGCAGAAAATTCGAGACATGATCGCTGAGGCCAGCGAGACACCCAAGGAGCCAACAAAAGAAGATGTTAAACTTCAGAGAATCAG GATAGAAAACATGAATCGGGAAAGGCTGAGACAAAAGAGAATTCATTCTGCTGTAAAGACAAGCAGGAGAGTTGACATGGACTGA
- the MRPL58 gene encoding peptidyl-tRNA hydrolase ICT1, mitochondrial isoform X1, protein MAATGCLRWSLKRAGVWLLPPPTRCPRRALHKQKDGTEFKSIYSLDKLYPESQGSDTAWRVPDGAKQADSDIPLNRLTISYCRSSGPGGQNVNKVNSKAEVRFHLATADWIAEPVRQKIAIMFFLCLLQHKNKINRLGELILTSESSRYQFRNLADCLQKIRDMIAEASETPKEPTKEDVKLQRIRIENMNRERLRQKRIHSAVKTSRRVDMD, encoded by the exons ATGGCGGCCACCGGGTGCCTGCGCTGGAGCCTGAAGCGAGCCGGAGTCTGGCTGCTCCCACCGCCCACACGGTGCCCACGCCGGGCGCTGCACAAGCAGAAAGATGGCACTGAGTTCAAGAGCATCTACAGCCTGGACAAGCTCTACCCCGAATCTCAGGGCTCGGACACCGCTTGGAGGGTCCCG GATGGTGCAAAGCAAGCCGACAGTGACATCCCTCTAA ATCGCTTGACAATATCTTATTGTCGGAGTAGTGGTCCTGGGGGGCAGAATGTGAACAAAG TGAATTCCAAGGCGGAAGTCAGGTTCCATTTGGCAACTGCCGACTGGATCGCAGAGCCTGTGCGGCAGAAGATAGCCATCATG tttttcctttgtcttctgcagCATAAAAACAAGATCAACAGGTTAGGAGAGTTGATCCTCACCTCTGAGAGCAGCCGCTATCAGTTCCGGAATCTGGCAGACTGCCTGCAGAAAATTCGAGACATGATCGCTGAGGCCAGCGAGACACCCAAGGAGCCAACAAAAGAAGATGTTAAACTTCAGAGAATCAG GATAGAAAACATGAATCGGGAAAGGCTGAGACAAAAGAGAATTCATTCTGCTGTAAAGACAAGCAGGAGAGTTGACATGGACTGA